Part of the Sorghum bicolor cultivar BTx623 chromosome 1, Sorghum_bicolor_NCBIv3, whole genome shotgun sequence genome, CCCTCCCTATTTGAACccgccctcctcctcctgcccCCCAACCCAGTCTTCGCATTGAACTCTTCACACCTCACCCACCAACACACCAATCCAGCACGCCTCCTCGCCGTCGTCTCCGATAACTCATCGTCCAAATCCCTGTCCTTCTATGGCTCTGCTGGTGCGGAGGGCACGCAGGGCGGCGACCAAGGCCGCGGTgtcgctcggcggcggcggcggcagcggcagcagcagcgtgGAGCTCGCGATCCCGGCGCACTACCGGTGCCCGATCTCGCTGGATCTCATGCGGGACCCCGTCACGGCGCCGACGGGGATCACGTACGACCGCGAGAGCATCGAGGCGTGGCTGGACACGGGCCGCGCCACCTGCCCCGTCACCCACGCGCCGCTCCGCCACGAGGACCTCGTCCCCAACCACGCCATCCGCCGCGTCATCCAGGACTGGTGCGTCGCCAACCGCTCCCGCGGCGTCGAGCGCATCCCCACGCCCAAGATCCCCGTCACCCCCGTCCAGGCCTCCGAGCTCCTCTTCGACCTCGCGGGGTGCGCGCGCCGCCGCGACGCCGCCGCGCCCGCGCGGTGCGCCGAGGTGGTCGCCAAGATCAAGGCCCTCGCCAGGGACAGCGAGCGGAACAGGCGCTGCTTCGCGTCCATCGGCACGGGCCGCGTGCTCGCCGCCGCGTTCGAGTCGCTcgcttctgctgctgctgctgacgcTGCGCCGGCGGGGCGCGTCCTTGAGGACATCCTCGCGGCATTGGTCTGCATGATGCCGTTggacgaggaggccgccaggacGCTGGGCTTGCCGAGCTCGCTGGGGTCTCTGGTCGCCATTGCTGAGAACGGGACCTTGGCGGGAAGGCTGAACGCCGTGCTGGCGATCAAAGAGGTCGTCTCATGCGACGGAGCGTTCACTGATCTGAGCGGAAAGGTCGACGAGATCGTAGACGCGCTGGCAAAGATCATCAAGTCTCCGATCTGCCCACAGGCAACCAAGGCCGGCATGGTCGCCACCTATCACCTGGCGCTATACGACGAGCGCGTCGCGGCGCGCCTTGCCGCCGCCGGGCTCGTCCCCGTGCTCATCGAGGCCCTcgtagacgccgacaagagcaTGTCCGAGAAGGCACTGGCTGTGCTCGACGCGGTGCTCGCCTCGGAGGAAGGCCGCGCAAGCGCGCGGGCGCACGCGCTCGCCGTGCCCATGCTCGTCAAGAAGATGTTCCGCGTGTCCGACCTGGCGACCCAACTCGCGGTGTCGGCGATGTGGCGCCTTGGAAAGGCGCACAgcgacggcgaggaggaggagaatgCGGTGACGCGGTGCCTTGTCGAGGCGCTGCGGGTTGGGGCGTTCCAGAAACTGCTCCTGCTCTTGCAGGTCGGCTGCAGGGACGCAACCAAGGAGAAGGCCACCGAGCTGCTCAAGTTGCTCAACAAGTACAAGAGCGTAGGCGAATGCGTCGACGCTGTGGATTTCAGAGGGCTGAACAAGCTGTCATCTTAAATCAAAGGGAACTGTGATGTAAAAAGGtggattttgtaaaatagagagACGATTTAACTTGTAAGTAGCTAGGATAGTTGCAATTTTGCTGGGCTTGCTTCCATGTTAGTATTTCAGCAGCATAGGCGCTTAGGtccaaatgaaaacaaaaacataGATCTGATTTTCGTTTTGTGACGAACTTGTGTGTAAATTTTTTGCTGGGCGTGCTTCCACGCTAGCTTAGTTCAAATGACAACTTGGATCCGATTTCCGTTTTGTAAACAACTTGTGTGTAGATTTCTTGTTTAAAAGATTGTAACGGAGGCAATATCATATTCTCTGAAACAGTATGCTAATAGACCAGATGGAAACTAGTGCTAAAATCCAGTAGTTAAGCACTGGAACGTACTAATTGTCACAAAAAAGTATGGCTAATCTACCTAACTGTAACCTGTCCCACGGCCTGTATTAGAAacacttaaggccttgtttggatgtagtcggattcgcatcaatccacgtGTGTTGGGGTGGGTTGGAGtaaaacttgaactaaattccaccccaatccactccaacacatgtgaattgaggtgaatccgacaacatccaaagaaGGCCTAATTGACAATTTTAGAGgccaacttctaattatttagaGTATTTTATTTGTTCCTGGTAAGCTTCTCTTCTTCTCCCTCTCCCACACGCAGAGAGATCTTCTTCACCGTGGAGGGTGGGACGGAGTTCCTAGAGCTAGAGGTGGATTCTATTATACGAATTTGGTCGGTGTTACTCGTCTTGGCAAAGGCAACGACCGTAAAAGTTGCTATCTTAGAGGCAAGTGGTGCCTATAGATTTAGCGAAAAAATGGAGGCAAAGGGTGGAGTAGACATCTTGAGATTACTTGACGATGAGTGTGGAGGGGTAGTAGCTATCAAGTCTCATTGTAGCTAGAGATGACGCTACGATGTTGAAGAGGTGAGTGGAGCATGGCAAAGTTCAGTTAAGACTTAAGATCAAGGTATCAAATAGGGTGACATGACGTCAGTTAGGTCAGGTGGGGTAAAATAGGTGAGGTTAAGATAGTATAATGAGATTTTGGACATCTGATCGAGATACAAATTGAAGGACTGCAAACATGATAGAGTTGGGATTGGTAAATCATTCAATAGGTGTATCGACAAAGCCGTGTCTCATCTTGAATCCACTCTATTTGATCACTACCAAGCAAACGATTCAATTAGGAACATATATAATTGGTAATTGTGAAAAGTTCTTTGAAACATATACTTAGAAGTTCTTAAAAATATGTATGAAAATGATATAATTCATGTGCATCTGTACTAAGACATAATTCATTTGATCTTGTCTTATGTTATGTGTGTTTGACATGACTTCTCCTTCATGTGCTTCTTTTAGAGGAGCCAGATTGTAGTCATTCGATCTTCTCTTTTGTAGCTCTTTCTTTGTCTCTTCCAACCTTCCACTTAAGCCGCTTCTGAACTTGAAACTGAACTTGTGCCAAATAGACCCTACATATGCACAtgaattttattattttcatataaatttctagaaaacaattttgcatTCCAACTTTTGCAAGAATGTATACATCTAttgatattaatatttatgtgtTTCCTTTCAAACAAAGAAATTAAGCTTATTGTTTCAAGGGAGCATTGTGTCGAATGAGTCATTTGCACCGAATAtttttttagttcca contains:
- the LOC8056822 gene encoding U-box domain-containing protein 21 codes for the protein MALLVRRARRAATKAAVSLGGGGGSGSSSVELAIPAHYRCPISLDLMRDPVTAPTGITYDRESIEAWLDTGRATCPVTHAPLRHEDLVPNHAIRRVIQDWCVANRSRGVERIPTPKIPVTPVQASELLFDLAGCARRRDAAAPARCAEVVAKIKALARDSERNRRCFASIGTGRVLAAAFESLASAAAADAAPAGRVLEDILAALVCMMPLDEEAARTLGLPSSLGSLVAIAENGTLAGRLNAVLAIKEVVSCDGAFTDLSGKVDEIVDALAKIIKSPICPQATKAGMVATYHLALYDERVAARLAAAGLVPVLIEALVDADKSMSEKALAVLDAVLASEEGRASARAHALAVPMLVKKMFRVSDLATQLAVSAMWRLGKAHSDGEEEENAVTRCLVEALRVGAFQKLLLLLQVGCRDATKEKATELLKLLNKYKSVGECVDAVDFRGLNKLSS